GCGGAAGTCGCTGATCCGGCTGTGGTCGGGCTGCTGATTGCCGGTGAGAACCCGGAAGGCCGCGTCTTCCCAGCAGGCTTTCTCGATCCTGCGGGAGCTGGGCAGCCCGACGCAGTAGGCGTACAGGAGCAATACCACCATCATCCGCGGGTCGTAGGCCTTCTCGCCCCGGGGATCCTTCTGCCGGTAGTGGCTATGGATGGCCTCCAGATCCAGCTCAATGGCCAGATCCAGCAGGAAGAACACCAGGTGATTCTCCGGCAGCCACTCCACCGGCGACGGTGGGAAGAGCAGTGTCTGCTCGGGGTTCCAGGGGCGGAAGGACTTGGGCTTGACCATGCCCCATTTTCACGTCCAGATCCATTGCGGTCACTGGGATCTGGGCAGATTCAGGGGCGGCTGTGGAGAGGACACGCGCGGATCTATGCGCGACACGCTCCTAGTCCCTATAGATGTAATCGCCCAGGTCTCACTGCAACGCCGGGCCGAGGCACCGATGGCTGCCTCGGGGCCTCCCGATCCACACCCGGCTCCGGGAGCACGCGGCCCTGGGGAGGGCGGTTAACCGGCCGCGCTGAGGCGAACGGCGCGCCAGCTTTACGTGAGTTCACAATTGACAGCCATGACTGTCTCCCAGCTGCACCAGCAGGCCATGACATCAGGCATCCTCAGCGTTGAGGAGATCCACTGGCTTGCCCGCCACCGGGATTCCTTCACCGACACGGAACGCCAGGTTGTGATCCGCCTGATCCGCCTGCTTCAGCGGGGAGCACTCAACCTCGGATGCCACCTGGCGTCTGGAGCCTGAAGCCCCTACGGCTGCTTCGGCGTCGTTGTGCGGCGTTGGTGAACGGATCCGTCTCAGCCCGCCAGTACGGGGAAGCTCTCCCGCAGCCCGCTCACCAGCATCTGGGTGGCCACGGAGGCGATCAGCACCCCCATCAGCCGCGAGATCAGCCGTACCCTCAGCTCCCCCAGCGTCCTGTGGAGGCGAATGGCGCTGCTCAGCACCAGGAACACCACAAGGGCCAGCGCCACGATCAACCCGCTGAGCAGGAGCCTTCCAGGCAGATCAGCCGGTGATTCGGCGATCACCAGGGAGATCGTTCCCGGCCCGGCCAGCATGGGCAGGCCGATGGGCACCACGGCCATCATGCGCACATCGCCTTCGTGGTCCAGGGCCATGGGGCTGCTGCCGATGGAGATCCCCTCGATCAACCGCAGGCCATAGGGCAGCAGGATCAAACCTCCTGCAATGCGGAAGGCCGGCAGACTGATCCCGAAGAGGTCGAGCAGCGGCTGGCCCCACCAGCAGGAGAGCACCAGCGTCAGCAGGTAGGTGGTGGCCGCCAGACGGCTGATGCGGCGCACGGTGTGCGGGTTGGCGCTGGCGGCCTGAATGACGAGAGGCAGCACGCCCACCGGATCGGTCAACGCCACCAGGCCCACGGCCGTATTGATCAGGGACATGGCGCGGGGAGGGCTGAACAGGCCTTCAGGCTGGCGCCCCCGCAGCGCCGCCCTGCAGCGCCACCTCGCCATAGAGCCCCCGCAGGCCCGCCTCACTCGCCGGGGCCACGCCGCGCTCGGTGATCAGCGCCGTCACCAGCCGCGCCGGCGTCACGTCGAACGCCGGGTTGAAGGCCTGGCTGCCTTCGGGAGTGAGCCGCACGCCGGTGATGGCGCCATCGGCGCCCAGGCCCTGGATGTGGGTGAGCTCCTCGGCGCTGCGGGCCTCGATCGGAATCCCGGCCACGCCGTCGTCGATCGTCCAGTCGATCGTGGAGCTGGGCAGGGCCACATAGAAGGGCACGCCGTTGTCGTGGGCGGCCAGGGCCTTGAGGTAGGTGCCGATCTTGTTGCACACGTCGCCGCAGCGGGTGGTGCGGTCGGTGCCCACGATCACCGCGTCCACGCGGCCGTGCTGCATCAGATGGCCGCCGGCGTTGTCGGCGATCACCGTATGCGGCACCCCCTCCCGGCCCAGCTCCCAGGCGGTGAGGCTGGCGCCCTGGTTGCGCGGCCGCGTTTCATCCACCCACACGTGCACCTGCAGCCCGGCGCGGTGGGCCTTGTAGAGCGGCGCCAGCGCCGTGCCCCAGTCCACCGTGGCGATCCAGCCGGCATTGCAGTGGGTGAGCACATTCAGCGGCTCGTGCTGCCGCTCCGCCGGCCGGGCCGCCGCCAGCTGCTGCAGGATCCCCAGCCCGTGCTCGCCGATGGCGGCGCACATGGCCACATCCTCCTCGGCGATCGCCGCGGCCTCAGCCTTCGCGGCCTCGGCCCGCTGCTGCGGCGGCAGGGGCAGCACCCGCGCCCGCACCCGCTCCAGCGCCCAGCGCAGGTTGATCGCCGTGGGCCGGGTGGCATCGAGCTCGGCGAAGGCCGCGGCCAGGGCCGCATCGGAGGGATCGGCCTGCAGGGCCAGCATCAGCCCGTAGGCCCCCGTGACCCCGATCAGCGGCGCCCCCCGCACCACCATCGTGCGGATCGCCTCGGCCGCCTCTGCGCAGCTGCGCAGGGTGCGGGTGGCGAAGCGGTGCGGCAGCAGGGTCTGGTCGATCACGCCCACCGAGCGGTCATCGGGC
This portion of the Cyanobium sp. NIES-981 genome encodes:
- the mtnA gene encoding S-methyl-5-thioribose-1-phosphate isomerase, encoding MNIDGRPWRTIWLEPDDRSVGVIDQTLLPHRFATRTLRSCAEAAEAIRTMVVRGAPLIGVTGAYGLMLALQADPSDAALAAAFAELDATRPTAINLRWALERVRARVLPLPPQQRAEAAKAEAAAIAEEDVAMCAAIGEHGLGILQQLAAARPAERQHEPLNVLTHCNAGWIATVDWGTALAPLYKAHRAGLQVHVWVDETRPRNQGASLTAWELGREGVPHTVIADNAGGHLMQHGRVDAVIVGTDRTTRCGDVCNKIGTYLKALAAHDNGVPFYVALPSSTIDWTIDDGVAGIPIEARSAEELTHIQGLGADGAITGVRLTPEGSQAFNPAFDVTPARLVTALITERGVAPASEAGLRGLYGEVALQGGAAGAPA
- a CDS encoding MarC family protein, whose translation is MSLINTAVGLVALTDPVGVLPLVIQAASANPHTVRRISRLAATTYLLTLVLSCWWGQPLLDLFGISLPAFRIAGGLILLPYGLRLIEGISIGSSPMALDHEGDVRMMAVVPIGLPMLAGPGTISLVIAESPADLPGRLLLSGLIVALALVVFLVLSSAIRLHRTLGELRVRLISRLMGVLIASVATQMLVSGLRESFPVLAG